A region of Deinococcus multiflagellatus DNA encodes the following proteins:
- a CDS encoding HU family DNA-binding protein, whose translation MTKKAAKAPAKKASPKAAVAAPTKAASDAGKIGKTQLVDLVADKTGLTKKQSEEAVVAALDIMVNAVKAGQSVGLPGLGTLSVRETAARTGVRPGTSEKIQIPAGKKVAFKVASTLKGDL comes from the coding sequence ATGACCAAGAAAGCAGCGAAAGCCCCGGCGAAGAAAGCGTCCCCCAAAGCGGCGGTGGCTGCGCCCACCAAGGCCGCTTCAGACGCGGGCAAAATCGGCAAGACCCAGTTGGTGGACTTGGTTGCGGACAAGACCGGCCTGACCAAAAAGCAGAGCGAAGAAGCCGTGGTGGCGGCTCTGGACATCATGGTGAACGCAGTGAAAGCGGGGCAGAGCGTCGGTCTGCCCGGCCTTGGCACCCTGAGTGTGAGAGAGACTGCGGCCCGCACCGGCGTCAGGCCCGGCACCAGCGAGAAGATTCAGATTCCTGCCGGCAAGAAAGTCGCCTTCAAGGTCGCCAGCACCCTAAAAGGCGACCTTTAA
- a CDS encoding tyrosine-type recombinase/integrase yields MTLVPFQGSLLAQTREWTNLHDDELRRRAVKAAGEKDVAALVSLTTAYLAHQGGSGVLTSPRTTEAYALGVRQFLEYATEQAVNLLRPGRHDAQSYINHMLAAGRKPAGVQLKVAAASCLYRALRWAGATDADPFRDARVPKDRTPGIVKRPPYSEDELADVLDHADVHVKFLLFVTAHAGLRISEALALQWDDVDEAGRRLHVRSGKGRKARLVAMSTSLARAARHYRGLYGPGGPDHQDGKRTTPREYVFRYGHMMTARYHVEKAFKAAGVPFRGFHPGRKYAGTRLLRQIKDFGRVAAHLGHESVDTTRKGYAQLAADDLKDDLAGW; encoded by the coding sequence ATGACCCTCGTTCCGTTTCAAGGCTCGCTCCTCGCGCAAACTCGGGAATGGACGAATCTGCATGACGACGAACTGCGCCGCCGTGCCGTGAAAGCCGCTGGCGAAAAGGACGTCGCGGCCCTGGTGTCCCTGACCACCGCCTACCTGGCCCATCAGGGTGGAAGTGGCGTGCTGACCAGTCCCCGGACCACCGAAGCCTATGCCCTTGGAGTTCGGCAGTTTCTCGAGTACGCCACGGAGCAGGCCGTCAACCTCCTGCGGCCGGGGCGGCATGACGCCCAGAGCTACATCAACCACATGCTTGCAGCCGGGCGCAAACCGGCAGGGGTACAACTCAAGGTCGCGGCCGCGAGCTGCCTGTACCGGGCCCTGCGCTGGGCTGGGGCCACTGACGCTGACCCCTTCCGGGACGCCAGGGTGCCCAAGGACCGCACGCCGGGCATCGTCAAACGTCCCCCCTATTCCGAAGACGAGTTGGCTGACGTGCTGGACCACGCCGATGTGCACGTGAAGTTCCTACTGTTTGTGACCGCCCATGCTGGGCTGCGCATTAGTGAAGCGCTGGCGCTGCAGTGGGACGACGTGGATGAAGCAGGCCGGCGCCTGCATGTGCGCAGCGGGAAAGGGCGCAAGGCCCGCCTGGTGGCCATGAGCACCAGCCTCGCCCGAGCCGCCCGGCACTACCGAGGGCTGTACGGCCCCGGCGGACCGGATCATCAAGATGGGAAACGCACCACCCCACGCGAGTACGTCTTCCGATATGGCCACATGATGACCGCTCGGTACCATGTGGAGAAAGCGTTCAAAGCCGCAGGCGTCCCGTTCCGTGGCTTTCACCCGGGGCGGAAGTATGCGGGCACGCGCCTGCTCCGGCAGATCAAGGATTTCGGCCGGGTGGCGGCGCACCTGGGGCATGAAAGTGTCGATACCACGCGGAAAGGGTATGCCCAACTCGCGGCGGACGACCTCAAAGACGACCTCGCCGGGTGGTAA
- a CDS encoding M41 family metallopeptidase, with protein sequence MAFALYEAAPAPETILARGALNVLAKFAPLVVGVVFVWSAIKFVMAGGPGLLAEVVSFLRNFALGGLLLATLIKLLGDPIAQGLRAEPLATATGVATLFLLALMTDRVYQRGKSSSVEALFQPGPSVEAVPRGALPSERDVQVMAVHEAAHVLVWGGHPGYPPQRLRLNPSGHPAGTVTVAASHRLADRTELERHMLCSLAGVAAETQVFGTTFAGSHQDLVQHAALARQFLAAAPERPGLIHDASTPEELAFNEQMIRGLRLDHLEMLAGFFTAHRDLLDELAALARVKGQLEQEDLKPFLDRVTAPLPSMKSEEVCASSA encoded by the coding sequence GTGGCGTTTGCCCTGTATGAGGCGGCGCCTGCGCCTGAGACCATCCTTGCCCGCGGCGCACTCAATGTCCTCGCTAAGTTTGCTCCTCTTGTCGTGGGCGTTGTCTTCGTCTGGAGCGCCATAAAATTTGTCATGGCAGGCGGCCCTGGCCTGCTGGCGGAAGTGGTGTCCTTCCTGCGGAATTTCGCCTTGGGCGGTTTGCTCCTGGCCACCTTGATCAAGCTGCTTGGCGACCCCATCGCACAGGGCCTGCGGGCCGAGCCCCTGGCCACCGCCACCGGTGTAGCGACCCTGTTCCTCCTGGCCCTGATGACCGACCGGGTGTACCAGAGAGGAAAGTCCAGCAGCGTTGAGGCGCTCTTTCAACCAGGCCCATCGGTAGAGGCCGTGCCTCGTGGTGCTCTCCCCTCCGAACGCGACGTCCAGGTCATGGCGGTGCACGAAGCGGCGCACGTCCTGGTGTGGGGCGGCCATCCCGGTTATCCCCCACAGCGGCTGCGACTGAACCCGAGTGGCCACCCGGCGGGCACCGTCACCGTGGCGGCCTCCCATCGCCTGGCCGACCGCACCGAATTGGAGCGTCACATGCTGTGCAGCCTGGCGGGGGTGGCCGCCGAAACCCAGGTCTTCGGAACGACCTTTGCGGGGTCTCATCAGGATCTGGTGCAGCACGCCGCCCTGGCCCGTCAATTCCTGGCGGCGGCCCCCGAGCGGCCGGGCCTCATCCATGACGCCAGCACGCCCGAGGAACTGGCCTTCAACGAGCAGATGATTCGGGGCTTGCGCCTGGACCATTTGGAGATGCTGGCCGGGTTTTTCACGGCACACCGAGACCTGCTGGACGAGCTTGCCGCTCTGGCCAGGGTCAAGGGGCAATTGGAGCAGGAGGACCTGAAACCCTTCCTTGACCGGGTTACGGCACCTTTACCTTCGATGAAATCAGAGGAGGTTTGCGCCTCTTCGGCCTGA
- a CDS encoding plasmid pRiA4b ORF-3 family protein, with protein MTITLPHQTVLLHTPSGPVHLSREGQHTASLTEIPSRQGEVAAFHPYSTGAAVADYVAYVMTLQEGPFESRQLLRMLMDNTAAGKVSAQTLNASLTRDPRFIKVSRGIWSLQDPPALDDVESGDDDLIDLEPESSCLMYQIDTRLHGRTQLRRTLQVPADATLLDLHHALQTAYGWSDEHLNQFRIGDTEYEARTADPTLGEGAVDAATVQLDQALSLGQTGIYLYDWRARWRVVLCVTGAVLVPTTTPRFQCLNGMEQAIPEAFFGEDEYARVLNAMRAAPDSPAGQKGLKRLGPSYDPAAFNVDALNAELGRRFP; from the coding sequence GTGACCATCACCCTTCCGCACCAGACCGTGTTGCTTCACACCCCCTCAGGTCCCGTGCACCTGTCTCGCGAAGGTCAACACACAGCCTCGCTCACCGAGATTCCCAGCCGGCAAGGTGAGGTCGCTGCGTTTCACCCGTACAGCACGGGTGCAGCCGTCGCTGATTACGTGGCGTACGTCATGACGCTTCAGGAAGGGCCCTTCGAATCGCGCCAGCTTCTCCGTATGCTCATGGACAATACGGCGGCCGGCAAGGTGAGCGCACAGACCTTGAATGCCAGTCTGACCCGGGACCCCCGGTTCATCAAGGTCAGCCGGGGGATCTGGTCCCTTCAGGACCCTCCAGCTTTAGATGATGTGGAGTCAGGCGATGACGATTTGATAGACCTCGAGCCGGAGTCCAGTTGCTTGATGTACCAGATCGACACTCGGTTGCACGGCCGAACGCAACTGCGCCGCACCTTGCAAGTGCCTGCGGACGCCACCTTGCTGGACCTGCACCATGCCCTCCAGACGGCCTACGGCTGGAGCGATGAGCATCTCAATCAATTCCGGATCGGAGACACCGAGTATGAGGCACGCACCGCTGACCCCACGTTGGGTGAGGGGGCAGTTGATGCCGCGACGGTACAGCTCGATCAGGCCCTGTCCTTGGGCCAGACAGGGATCTATCTCTACGACTGGCGCGCCAGATGGCGCGTGGTTCTGTGCGTGACTGGGGCCGTCCTGGTGCCAACGACCACGCCACGCTTCCAGTGCCTGAACGGCATGGAGCAGGCGATTCCTGAGGCCTTCTTCGGTGAGGACGAATATGCCCGCGTGTTGAATGCCATGCGAGCTGCGCCAGACAGTCCAGCAGGGCAAAAAGGCTTGAAACGCCTTGGCCCCTCGTACGACCCCGCCGCGTTCAACGTGGACGCCCTCAATGCGGAGTTGGGGCGGCGTTTCCCATGA